The Vicia villosa cultivar HV-30 ecotype Madison, WI unplaced genomic scaffold, Vvil1.0 ctg.000044F_1_1, whole genome shotgun sequence genome contains a region encoding:
- the LOC131622827 gene encoding uncharacterized protein LOC131622827, with product MELIDLNCVGGKFTWFKDNGKALSRIDRFLLSKKFIEEWEVCEQRIDKRDFSDHSPIRLGFKEFVEVEWKKLIVMGRGDFVLYEKLKSFKEKLKGWNKEVFGWVDLKMEEARDSINMLDMVIEDNMGGNNEVVVQARRNSSVDLWNSMHLEECMLRLKSRNLWLKEGDRNTNFFHNSFKERQRRNSITSLEGEEGRVEGVANIKEEIRGYFQKFFKEEDFARPVPEGLCFKRLEES from the exons ATGGAGTTGATCGACTTAAATTGTGTTGGAGGTAAATTCACGTGGTTTAAAGATAATGGTAAAGCTCTTAGTAGAATAGATAGATTTCTTCTATCTAAAAAGTTTATTGAGGAGTGGGAGGTTTGTGAACAAAGGATTGATAAAAGAGACTTTTCGGACCATTCTCCTATTCGGTTAG GTTTCAAGGAATTTGTGGAGGTGGAATGGAAGAAGTTGATTGTAATGGGAAGGGGCGATTTTGTGCTTTATGAGAAATTGAAGAGCTTTAAAGAGAAACTTAAAGGGTGGAACAAGGAGGTTTTTGGGTGGGTTGACCTTAAGATGGAGGAGGCAAGGGATAGTATCAACATGTTGGATATGGTGATAGAGGATAATATGGGTGGTAACAATGAAGTAGTGGTTCAAGCTAGAAGAAATTCGTCGGTTGATCTTTGGAACAGTATGCATTTAGAAGAATGTATGCTTAGACTTAAGTCGCGTAATCTTTGGTTGAAGGAGGGGGATAGGAACactaatttttttcataattctttTAAAGAGAGACAAAGACGTAATTCAATTACTTCTTTGGAAGGAGAGGAGGGTAGAGTCGAAGGAGTTGCTAATATCAAAGAGGAGATTCgtggttattttcaaaaattctttaaaGAAGAAGACTTTGCTAGACCGGTTCCGGAAGGCCTTTGTTTTAAGAGGTTGGAGGAAAGTTAA